One genomic region from Pyxicephalus adspersus chromosome 1, UCB_Pads_2.0, whole genome shotgun sequence encodes:
- the HTR1D gene encoding 5-hydroxytryptamine receptor 1D, producing the protein MKMNFYNQTLDPQLDIVPEILLNSSETDTEWDESTVLGIKITLSLLLSLLTLATLLSNVFVIITIFMTRKLHTPANYLIGSLAFTDLLVSILVMPISIVYTVHHSWSFGQIICDIWLLSDITCCTASILHLCVIALDRYWAITDALEYTKHRTAGRAVAMISVVWIISICISMPPLFWRQAKAQEELTDCSVNTDQISYTIYSTFGAFYIPTILLVILYGRIYVAARTRILKPPSIYGKRFTTAQLITGSTGSSFCSVNVNSHGGHPHTGVSPVCINHIKIKLTDSVLERKRLSVARERKATKTLGIILGAFIVCWLPFFVVSLVLPICRDACWFHPLLFDFFTWLGYFNSLINPVIYTAFNEDFKQAFQKLIRFKKLS; encoded by the coding sequence atgaaaatgaatttttataaCCAAACCCTGGACCCACAGCTTGACATTGTGCCAGAGATCTTGCTAAATTCATCTGAGACAGATACAGAATGGGATGAATCAACAGTTTTAGGGATAAAGATCACACTTTCACTGCTTTTATCATTATTGACATTAGCAACTCttctttcaaatgtttttgtaatcaTTACTATTTTTATGACTCGAAAGCTTCACACTCCAGCAAATTATTTAATTGGTTCATTAGCATTTACGGATTTGTTGGTGTCTATTTTAGTGATGCCCATCAGTATTGTCTACACTGTACATCACTCGTGGTCATTTGGTCAGATCATATGTGACATCTGGCTGTTATCAGATATCACCTGTTGTACAGCTTCCATACTCCATCTCTGTGTTATAGCCTTAGACAGATACTGGGCCATCACAGATGCGCTGGAATATACTAAACATCGTACAGCAGGTAGGGCAGTTGCAATGATTTCAGTGGTATGGATAATATCTATATGCATCTCCATGCCACCACTCTTTTGGAGACAAGCCAAAGCTCAAGAAGAACTAACAGACTGTTCCGTTAACACAGACCAGATTTCATATACCATATACTCTACCTTTGGTGCGTTCTACATACCTACAATATTGTTGGTCATACTATATGGAAGAATATACGTAGCAGCACGAACAAGGATTCTTAAACCACCATCCATTTATGGAAAGAGATTTACCACTGCTCAGTTAATCACTGGCTCAACTGGATCTTCTTTCTGTTCAGTTAATGTAAACTCTCATGGAGGTCATCCACATACTGGAGTTTCTCCTGTCTGTATCAATCATATCAAGATAAAACTTACAGATAGTGTTCTGGAAAGAAAGAGACTTTCTGTAGCCAGAGAAAGAAAGGCAACAAAAACTCTTGGAATCATTCTTGGGGCCTTTATTGTATGCTGGTTACCCTTCTTTGTTGTGTCTTTGGTCTTACCCATATGTAGAGATGCTTGCTGGTTCCATCCATTATTGTTTGACTTCTTCACTTGGCTGGGATATTTTAACTCTCTTATCAACCCTGTGATTTACACAGCATTTAATGAGGATTTTAAACAAGCTTTTCAAAAACTTATAAGGTTTAAGAAGCTTTCCTag
- the LOC140328947 gene encoding olfactory receptor 11A1-like gives MKEFNKTVITEFVLLGFQNLQNLKMLFFMSLLLVQCMTISANIFILLVVVSMQHLHTPMYFFLSQLASAEMMFTINIIPNLLHLILVEGSVISVTGCVTQFYIFSVSTNAESFFLTLMSYDRYMAICNPLHYNSLMSLNFCLQLAVVTWIFSFVSTLIVIVQLCTLQFCGSNIIDHYYCDLTPLLEHSCSDVSLVKTQIFLFSIPIAMFPFIFIIVTYLRIVITILRIPSSIGKEKAFSTCSSHLAVVCTYYLTLITIYVIPKSKHALNLNKSMSLLYTVVTPLMNPIIYTLRNKEIRNIFVKWILKKNKYG, from the coding sequence ATGAAAGAGTTTAACAAGACGGTCATTACAGAATTTGTTCTTCTTGGATTTCAAAAtctccaaaatttaaaaatgttgtttttcatgaGCCTCCTGTTAGTTCAGTGTATGACGATaagtgcaaatatttttattctcctAGTAGTAGTGTCGATGCAACATCTGCacacaccaatgtatttttttctcagccaatTAGCTTCAGCTGAAATGATGTTCACGATAAACATTATTCCAAATCTACTTCACCTAATCTTGGTAGAAGGGTCAGTTATCTCTGTGACTGGTTGTGTCActcagttttatatattttctgtttcaacCAATGCtgaatctttttttcttacacttaTGTCATATGACCGATATATGGCAATATGCAACCCATTGCATTATAATTCCTTGATGAGCTTGAATTTCTGCCTCCAGCTAGCTGTAGTAACCTGGATCTTTAGCTTTGTATCAACTCTAATTGTCATTGTTCAATTATGTACACTACAGTTCTGTGGCTCAAATATTATTGATCATTACTACTGTGATCTGACACCTCTTCTGGAACATTCCTGTTCTGATGTCTCTCTAGtgaaaacacagatatttttgttttccattccaATAGCTATGTTtccattcattttcattattgtaACTTACCTTCGTATTGTTATCACCATACTTCGTATTCCATCATCAATTGGAAAAGAAAAGGCCTTCTCAACATGCAGCTCACATTTGGCTGTTGTCTGTACCTATTATCTGACATTAATAACTATATATGTGATTCCTAAAAGTAAACATGCATTAAATCTCAATAAGTCAATGTCACTACTATACACTGTGGTTACGCCTCTGATGAATCCTATAATCTACACATTAAGAAACAAAgaaatcagaaacatttttgtaaaatggatcttgaaaaagaataaatatggcTAA